A genomic segment from Deltaproteobacteria bacterium encodes:
- a CDS encoding M23 family metallopeptidase, with protein MGGTGSVGRVFCWRGMRIAVFATVLMLAAPADPAPRAPWLLFPIDVRRFDRVSSPFGLRRLGGHRRLHRGVDLVAPPGSWVVAAREGRVTDAGRARACGWYVTVQHENGWRTVYCHLRSDPRQRGISEGVYVPAMGIVGEVGSTGHSTGPHLHFSLLDYRGEARDPLPALYTPEETLRVLKRMGLAK; from the coding sequence ATGGGCGGTACCGGATCTGTTGGCCGGGTTTTTTGCTGGCGCGGCATGCGCATCGCGGTGTTCGCCACCGTGCTGATGCTCGCCGCGCCCGCGGATCCGGCGCCGCGCGCTCCCTGGCTGCTCTTTCCCATCGACGTCCGCCGCTTCGATCGGGTCTCCTCGCCGTTCGGCTTGCGCCGGCTGGGTGGACACCGCCGGCTGCATCGGGGAGTCGACCTGGTCGCGCCGCCGGGCTCGTGGGTGGTGGCGGCGCGCGAGGGAAGGGTGACCGACGCGGGCCGCGCGCGCGCCTGCGGCTGGTACGTGACCGTGCAGCACGAGAACGGGTGGCGCACGGTGTATTGCCACCTGCGATCCGATCCGCGGCAGCGCGGCATCTCCGAGGGCGTGTACGTGCCGGCGATGGGCATCGTCGGCGAGGTCGGCAGCACCGGGCACTCCACGGGCCCGCATCTGCACTTCTCGCTGCTCGACTACCGCGGCGAAGCCCGGGATCCGCTGCCCGCGCTGTACACGCCGGAGGAGACGCTCCGGGTGCTCAAGCGGATGGGACTGGCGAAATGA